A DNA window from Pseudoalteromonas spongiae UST010723-006 contains the following coding sequences:
- the lipA gene encoding lipoyl synthase, which translates to MSKPVKMQPGVKLRDAEKMALIPVKVMPTEKEEMLRKPEWLKIRLPKSSERIDGIKSAMRKHGLHSVCEEASCPNLSECFNHGTATFMILGAICTRRCPFCDVAHGRPLKPDAQEPEKLALTIKDMKLSYVVITSVDRDDLRDGGAQHFADCIREIRKHNPGITIEILVPDFRGRMDKALEILTETPPDVFNHNLETAPRLYKLARPGADYKWSLELLRRFKEAHPNVKTKSGLMVGLGEEISEIEEVLRDLREHNVDMLTVGQYLQPSKHHLPVKRYVPPVEFDALKDYADEIGFCHAACGPFVRSSYHADLQAAGKEVK; encoded by the coding sequence ATGAGTAAACCTGTAAAAATGCAACCGGGCGTAAAGCTTCGTGATGCGGAAAAAATGGCACTAATCCCCGTCAAGGTTATGCCAACTGAAAAAGAAGAAATGCTGCGCAAGCCAGAATGGCTAAAAATTCGTTTACCTAAATCAAGTGAACGCATTGACGGCATTAAAAGCGCAATGCGTAAGCATGGTTTGCACTCAGTGTGTGAAGAAGCATCTTGTCCAAACTTATCTGAGTGTTTTAACCACGGCACGGCAACCTTTATGATTTTAGGTGCCATTTGTACCCGTCGTTGTCCGTTCTGTGATGTTGCCCACGGTCGACCGCTGAAACCTGATGCACAAGAACCAGAAAAGCTTGCTTTAACAATTAAAGATATGAAGCTAAGTTACGTTGTAATTACGTCTGTTGACCGTGATGACTTACGTGACGGTGGTGCACAGCACTTTGCCGACTGTATTCGCGAAATTCGCAAACACAATCCAGGTATTACAATTGAAATTTTAGTACCTGACTTCCGTGGTCGTATGGATAAAGCCCTTGAGATTTTAACCGAAACGCCACCTGATGTGTTTAACCACAACTTAGAAACGGCGCCGCGCCTTTATAAGCTTGCACGTCCAGGTGCTGACTACAAATGGTCACTTGAATTACTGCGTCGCTTTAAAGAAGCTCACCCGAACGTTAAAACAAAATCAGGTTTAATGGTTGGCTTAGGCGAAGAAATTAGCGAAATTGAAGAAGTGTTGCGCGATTTACGTGAACACAATGTAGATATGCTTACTGTGGGTCAGTATCTACAGCCTTCTAAGCACCATTTACCAGTTAAGCGCTACGTGCCGCCTGTCGAGTTTGATGCATTAAAAGACTATGCTGATGAAATTGGCTTCTGTCATGCAGCTTGTGGTCCGTTTGTACGCTCTAGTTACCACGCTGATCTACAAGCAGCGGGTAAAGAGGTTAAGTAA
- the lipB gene encoding lipoyl(octanoyl) transferase LipB encodes MSMPKLIVRQLNRQDYEPVWQAMQHYTDTRDENAADEIWLVEHNPVFTQGQAGKEEHLLMTGDIPVVKVDRGGQVTYHGPGQQVLYVLFNLRRLKIGVRELVTWLEETVIDTLNDFGIKAYAKADAPGVYVDEKKIASLGLRVRRGCSFHGLALNIDMDMEPFLRINPCGYAGMEMLQTKQINGPQTLEEASIGLVKHLVKKLGTTEYEQVVGF; translated from the coding sequence ATTAGTATGCCTAAATTGATCGTTCGACAGCTTAATCGCCAAGATTACGAGCCGGTATGGCAGGCAATGCAACACTATACCGATACGCGCGACGAAAATGCCGCTGATGAAATTTGGTTGGTAGAACACAACCCTGTGTTTACCCAAGGTCAAGCAGGCAAAGAAGAACACTTATTAATGACCGGTGATATTCCGGTAGTTAAAGTTGATCGTGGCGGCCAAGTAACTTATCACGGTCCAGGCCAACAAGTACTGTATGTACTGTTTAATTTACGTCGTCTCAAAATTGGTGTGCGCGAATTGGTTACGTGGCTTGAAGAAACGGTGATCGATACCCTAAATGATTTCGGTATCAAGGCGTACGCCAAAGCCGATGCACCGGGCGTATATGTCGACGAAAAGAAAATAGCCTCTTTAGGTCTTCGCGTTCGTCGTGGCTGTTCTTTTCACGGTCTTGCATTAAATATCGATATGGATATGGAACCGTTTTTACGCATTAACCCGTGTGGTTATGCCGGAATGGAAATGCTACAAACCAAACAAATTAATGGCCCACAAACGCTAGAAGAAGCGTCAATTGGGCTAGTAAAGCACCTAGTTAAAAAATTAGGTACCACTGAATATGAGCAAGTAGTAGGTTTTTAA
- the ybeD gene encoding DUF493 family protein YbeD, with protein MVNPVKNTKFDEFLEFPCPFTFKVMGLANVDLTSQVLTVMQKLAPGDYAPKTKASSKGNYESVSLVATVTSKEHIETIYTELGSIADVRYVL; from the coding sequence GTGGTTAATCCGGTTAAAAATACTAAATTTGACGAGTTTTTAGAGTTCCCTTGTCCTTTTACTTTTAAAGTAATGGGCCTTGCAAATGTTGACTTAACCTCGCAAGTATTAACTGTGATGCAAAAGTTAGCGCCTGGCGACTACGCACCTAAAACCAAAGCAAGCAGCAAAGGTAATTATGAGTCTGTAAGTTTAGTTGCAACAGTTACCAGCAAAGAACATATCGAAACAATTTATACTGAGCTTGGCTCAATCGCAGACGTACGTTACGTACTGTAA
- a CDS encoding serine hydrolase, with product MNRIKKTVIAAIAAASCFSLQAQIIPAPPQINAKGYFLVDFTTGKVIAEGEADTKLAPASLTKMMTSYVIGLEVESGNISLDDQVTISERAWAKNFPDSSKMFIEVGKQVSVEDLNRGIIVQSGNDACVAMAEHIAGSEPAFADLMNAHAQKLGMSNTHFINSHGLDTTEHYTTPRDMATLGVALIRDVPAEYSLYAEKSFTYNGIKQYNRNSLLWDENLNVDGIKTGHTSEAGYSLVTSAKKGNMRLVSVVMGTKSERSRATESRKLLNYGFRFFETVTPYKAGDSFAEQRIWMGHKETVSLGILEDTPITIPRGQMKNLKANFELDQTLEAPIEKGVKVGTLFLQLDGEDIAQYPLVTLEEINEGSFFSKIYDYIRLQINN from the coding sequence ATGAATCGAATTAAAAAAACAGTTATTGCTGCCATTGCAGCAGCGTCGTGCTTTTCACTACAAGCACAAATCATCCCCGCGCCTCCTCAAATCAATGCTAAGGGCTATTTTTTAGTTGACTTTACAACAGGTAAAGTAATTGCCGAAGGTGAAGCTGATACTAAGCTAGCACCGGCAAGTTTAACCAAAATGATGACCAGCTATGTGATTGGTCTTGAGGTAGAAAGCGGTAATATTTCACTTGATGATCAAGTTACCATCAGTGAAAGAGCGTGGGCAAAAAACTTCCCTGACTCATCAAAAATGTTTATCGAAGTAGGTAAACAAGTATCGGTAGAAGACCTAAACCGCGGCATTATTGTTCAATCAGGTAATGATGCATGTGTAGCAATGGCAGAGCATATTGCAGGTAGCGAACCAGCATTTGCTGATTTAATGAACGCCCATGCACAAAAATTAGGTATGAGTAATACGCACTTTATCAACAGCCACGGGTTAGATACTACAGAGCACTATACTACGCCACGTGATATGGCAACCTTAGGTGTTGCACTCATTCGTGACGTACCAGCTGAGTACTCGCTATACGCAGAGAAGTCGTTCACGTATAACGGCATTAAGCAGTATAACCGTAACTCACTTTTGTGGGATGAAAACCTAAACGTTGATGGTATTAAAACAGGCCACACCAGTGAAGCTGGCTACAGCCTTGTAACCTCAGCTAAAAAAGGCAATATGCGTTTAGTATCGGTTGTTATGGGTACTAAGAGCGAGCGTTCACGTGCAACAGAAAGCCGCAAATTACTTAACTACGGTTTCCGTTTTTTCGAAACAGTGACACCATATAAAGCCGGTGACAGCTTTGCCGAGCAGCGTATTTGGATGGGTCACAAAGAAACGGTATCGCTAGGTATTTTAGAAGATACACCGATCACTATTCCTCGTGGTCAAATGAAAAACCTAAAAGCGAATTTCGAGCTAGACCAAACACTTGAAGCACCAATTGAAAAAGGTGTAAAAGTGGGTACTTTGTTCTTACAACTAGACGGTGAAGATATTGCACAATATCCACTAGTAACGTTGGAAGAAATTAACGAAGGCAGCTTCTTTAGCAAAATCTACGATTACATTCGTCTACAAATTAACAACTAA
- a CDS encoding septal ring lytic transglycosylase RlpA family protein — MKHLLLLTILISITACAPSGRYSMRHDAAPLRAPLPEEMQDVAVTSEKKSISASRPYEVRGKRYHPLHSEVGFSQTGIASWYGRKFHGYATSNGEPYDMFAMTAAHKTLPLPSFVRVTNLENGNTAVVRVNDRGPFHDDRIIDLSYAAAYKLGYHRKGTAKVKIEALVPETNHHKAYIQIAAAQSIEHLGVLAKTLTAEHQVDSKIVKKDGIYRLRLGPIDNAQVAKELLDKIKANSHENAFMLYSD; from the coding sequence ATGAAACACCTACTACTTTTAACAATTCTAATTTCTATAACCGCATGTGCGCCCTCTGGTCGCTACAGTATGCGTCATGACGCAGCGCCATTGCGCGCGCCATTGCCAGAAGAAATGCAAGATGTTGCCGTAACATCTGAAAAGAAAAGCATTTCTGCAAGCAGACCTTATGAAGTACGCGGCAAACGTTATCATCCATTGCACAGTGAAGTAGGCTTCAGCCAAACTGGAATTGCCTCTTGGTATGGACGAAAATTTCATGGCTACGCCACATCTAACGGTGAACCTTACGATATGTTCGCCATGACTGCAGCACATAAAACCCTACCGTTACCCAGTTTTGTACGCGTTACCAATTTAGAAAATGGTAATACTGCAGTGGTACGCGTTAACGACCGCGGGCCATTTCACGATGATCGAATTATCGATTTATCGTATGCTGCCGCATATAAACTGGGTTACCATCGCAAAGGCACCGCGAAAGTAAAAATAGAAGCCCTAGTACCGGAAACTAATCATCACAAAGCCTATATCCAAATTGCCGCTGCGCAAAGTATCGAGCATTTAGGTGTGCTTGCTAAAACGTTAACGGCAGAACATCAGGTAGACAGTAAAATTGTGAAAAAAGATGGAATTTATCGCTTGCGCCTTGGTCCAATCGACAATGCGCAAGTTGCGAAAGAATTACTCGATAAAATTAAGGCAAACAGCCATGAAAACGCATTCATGCTTTACAGTGACTGA
- the rodA gene encoding rod shape-determining protein RodA: MKALNHNKTIWDRLHLDWPLLVAILALMSGSLVVVYSAGGQNIDLVFRQATRIGLGLFVMFALAQVSPTNMRRWALPIYIVGVAMLVAVIFFGVSSKGAQRWLNVGIRFQPSEIMKLAMPIMVAWYISRYHLPPKYRHLAIGLLIVAIPTRLIMKQPDLGTSILIASSGLFVLFFAGLHWRLILGALAIAPAAIYGFWHYGMHEYQKTRVLTMLDPESDPLGAGYHIIQSKIAIGSGGVEGKGWTHGTQSQLEFLPERHTDFIFSVLSEEFGLIGVTILLSLYLFIIARGLFIAVSAQDAFGKLLAASITLTFFVYVFVNIGMVSGLLPVVGVPLPLISYGGTSMVTLLAGFGIIMSIATHKRILVK, from the coding sequence GTGAAGGCGCTCAATCACAATAAAACGATTTGGGATAGATTACACTTAGACTGGCCATTACTTGTGGCAATTTTAGCCTTAATGAGCGGCAGTTTAGTGGTAGTCTACAGTGCCGGCGGTCAGAATATTGATTTAGTATTTCGTCAAGCGACCCGTATTGGACTTGGCCTATTTGTTATGTTCGCCCTTGCCCAAGTATCACCCACAAATATGCGGCGCTGGGCATTGCCCATCTACATTGTTGGTGTCGCTATGCTGGTTGCCGTCATATTTTTTGGTGTATCAAGTAAGGGCGCACAGCGCTGGCTCAATGTGGGTATTCGCTTTCAACCATCTGAGATTATGAAACTTGCTATGCCGATAATGGTTGCTTGGTATATTAGCCGTTATCATTTGCCACCGAAATATCGCCATTTAGCAATTGGCTTATTAATTGTTGCAATTCCAACACGTTTAATCATGAAGCAACCCGATTTAGGCACATCAATTCTGATTGCAAGCTCTGGCCTATTTGTGTTGTTTTTTGCAGGTCTTCATTGGCGCCTTATTCTAGGTGCTTTAGCCATTGCACCGGCCGCAATTTACGGTTTTTGGCATTATGGCATGCACGAATACCAAAAAACGCGGGTGCTAACCATGCTTGATCCTGAGAGCGATCCACTTGGTGCGGGATATCATATTATTCAGTCTAAAATTGCGATTGGCTCTGGCGGTGTTGAAGGAAAAGGCTGGACGCATGGCACGCAGTCTCAGCTAGAGTTTTTACCCGAGCGCCACACCGATTTTATTTTTTCCGTGCTGAGTGAAGAATTTGGCCTAATAGGTGTCACAATTTTACTTAGCTTGTACTTATTTATTATCGCTCGCGGCTTATTTATTGCAGTCAGTGCGCAAGATGCATTCGGCAAATTATTAGCAGCGAGTATTACCTTGACCTTCTTTGTTTATGTTTTTGTAAACATTGGTATGGTTTCAGGGTTATTACCTGTAGTAGGGGTTCCCCTTCCCCTTATCAGCTATGGCGGTACGTCCATGGTAACCCTGCTTGCGGGGTTCGGTATTATTATGTCTATTGCAACCCATAAGCGCATTTTGGTGAAATAA
- the mrdA gene encoding penicillin-binding protein 2, with protein sequence MLKQRATIRDHSAEANLVARRAFVAFVFVMIVIGILFVNVFNLQVNQHQSYQTRSNENRIKVIPIAPNRGLIYDRNGVLLAENRPVYNLEVIPEESDDLEKSLSEVSALFDISQEQQQEFLKNSKRKRRFKSQILKSRLTPEQVALFSVNQHKYPGFSVEARLARHYPYGDALTHAIGYVAKMNKTEHFELEMEGRDVNYRATRDIGKLGIEKYYEEILHGTVGSEEVEINNRGRILRTLKSTAPEPGKDLILTLDIGLQQIAQAALDGMRGAVVVMDARDGGILAFYSNPSYDPNLFVHGISSKDYKALLNPDRPLVNRVTKGVYPPASTIKPHLAMLALDEDVVTETTELHDPGFFKLPKADHRWRDWKPWGHGKVDVYRAIEESCDTYFYEVGYRLGIDKISEFMYQFGFGQRTGIDIHEEKTANLPSREWKEVTYKLPWYPGDTPNISIGQGYWTATPMQIANSMTIMVNKGLRYQPHLVSATKLSDQVQIIARDEKPPVQLKNDENWDIALRAMYNTVHKKTGTAHKAFIGAQYTAGGKTGTAQVKSIAQGERYNAEKLDERHRDNAMYIGFAPYEKPEIVIAVAVENTGGGATVGAPIARTLMDYYFSNKPESLVGKP encoded by the coding sequence ATGCTAAAACAACGCGCTACTATCAGGGATCACTCAGCGGAGGCTAATTTAGTCGCCCGCCGCGCGTTTGTGGCGTTTGTGTTTGTCATGATTGTTATTGGCATCTTGTTTGTTAACGTGTTTAATTTACAAGTTAATCAACACCAAAGTTACCAAACTCGCTCTAACGAAAATCGCATTAAAGTCATTCCAATTGCGCCAAACCGTGGCCTGATATACGACCGTAACGGTGTACTACTCGCGGAAAACCGCCCTGTTTATAATCTTGAAGTAATCCCAGAAGAATCTGACGACCTCGAAAAAAGTTTAAGCGAAGTCTCCGCTCTTTTTGATATTAGCCAAGAGCAGCAACAAGAATTTCTTAAAAACAGTAAACGCAAACGTCGTTTTAAAAGCCAAATTTTAAAGTCTCGCCTAACCCCAGAGCAAGTTGCGTTGTTTTCTGTTAACCAACACAAATACCCAGGCTTTAGCGTTGAAGCACGCTTGGCGCGTCATTACCCTTATGGCGATGCCCTCACCCACGCCATTGGTTATGTTGCCAAGATGAATAAAACCGAGCACTTTGAGCTTGAGATGGAAGGCCGCGACGTAAACTATCGGGCAACTCGTGATATCGGTAAGTTAGGCATTGAAAAATATTACGAAGAAATATTACATGGCACCGTTGGTAGCGAAGAAGTTGAAATAAATAACCGCGGGCGAATTTTACGCACGCTAAAATCAACCGCTCCGGAACCTGGCAAAGATCTCATTCTGACGCTGGATATTGGCTTACAGCAAATAGCACAAGCGGCGCTTGATGGCATGCGTGGTGCGGTTGTAGTGATGGATGCCCGTGACGGCGGTATTTTAGCCTTTTATTCAAACCCAAGTTACGATCCTAATTTATTTGTTCATGGCATCAGTAGTAAAGATTACAAAGCACTGCTTAACCCCGATAGACCACTTGTTAACCGTGTAACCAAAGGGGTTTATCCACCAGCATCAACCATTAAACCACACCTCGCAATGTTGGCGCTTGATGAAGACGTTGTTACTGAAACAACCGAGTTACATGACCCTGGCTTTTTTAAATTACCAAAAGCAGATCACCGTTGGCGTGACTGGAAACCTTGGGGACACGGCAAAGTCGATGTATATAGAGCAATCGAAGAAAGTTGCGATACTTACTTTTATGAAGTCGGTTACCGCTTAGGCATCGATAAAATTAGCGAGTTTATGTATCAATTTGGTTTTGGTCAGCGCACGGGCATTGATATTCACGAAGAAAAAACAGCCAACTTGCCGTCGCGTGAATGGAAAGAAGTCACATACAAGTTACCTTGGTACCCAGGCGACACACCCAATATTTCAATTGGTCAGGGCTATTGGACCGCAACGCCAATGCAAATAGCCAACTCCATGACTATCATGGTGAACAAGGGTCTGCGCTATCAGCCGCATTTAGTGTCAGCAACTAAACTGAGCGACCAAGTACAAATTATTGCCCGTGATGAAAAGCCCCCCGTGCAACTTAAAAATGACGAAAATTGGGATATTGCACTACGTGCGATGTACAACACAGTACATAAAAAAACGGGCACGGCGCATAAAGCCTTTATTGGTGCACAATACACGGCAGGTGGAAAAACCGGTACTGCGCAGGTAAAAAGTATCGCCCAAGGTGAGCGTTACAACGCAGAAAAACTAGACGAGCGCCACCGTGATAACGCAATGTATATTGGTTTTGCCCCTTATGAAAAACCTGAAATTGTAATTGCAGTTGCTGTTGAAAATACCGGTGGCGGTGCAACCGTTGGGGCACCTATCGCGCGTACATTAATGGACTATTACTTTTCGAATAAACCAGAATCTTTGGTAGGTAAACCGTGA
- the rlmH gene encoding 23S rRNA (pseudouridine(1915)-N(3))-methyltransferase RlmH, protein MRIQLIAVGTKMPAWVETGFQEYQRRFPRDMSLELIEIPAGKRGKNADIKRILQQEGEKTLAAIPKGNKIVTLEVTGKALDTHQLAKEMSKWQLDGRDISLLIGGPEGLAPECIAASEQKWSLSNLTLPHPLVRIIVAESLYRAWSLNNNHPYHRE, encoded by the coding sequence GTGCGTATTCAGCTAATTGCTGTTGGTACGAAAATGCCAGCGTGGGTAGAAACCGGCTTTCAAGAGTATCAACGCCGGTTTCCGCGCGATATGAGCTTAGAGCTTATTGAGATTCCCGCTGGTAAACGTGGTAAAAATGCCGATATTAAGCGTATTCTGCAGCAAGAAGGTGAAAAGACCTTAGCCGCAATTCCTAAAGGGAACAAAATCGTTACTTTAGAGGTCACAGGTAAAGCACTCGATACCCATCAACTTGCCAAGGAAATGAGTAAATGGCAACTTGATGGACGCGATATCAGCTTACTAATTGGCGGCCCTGAAGGTTTGGCACCTGAGTGTATTGCCGCATCTGAGCAAAAATGGTCATTGTCTAATTTGACCTTGCCTCACCCTCTGGTAAGAATAATCGTCGCAGAAAGCTTGTATCGTGCATGGAGTTTGAATAACAATCACCCTTATCACCGAGAATAA
- the rsfS gene encoding ribosome silencing factor, whose translation MDPRELLDFVIDKADDIKAVDITTLDMTDKSSITDYMVVCSGTSKRHVQSIANNVALEAKAQGIEIIGTEGQQEGEWVLLDLGDVVLHVMQESAREFYQLEKLWS comes from the coding sequence TTGGATCCTCGCGAGTTATTAGACTTTGTAATCGACAAAGCAGACGACATCAAAGCCGTTGATATCACCACGTTAGATATGACAGATAAATCATCAATTACCGACTATATGGTTGTGTGCTCAGGCACTTCAAAACGCCATGTACAGTCAATTGCCAACAACGTTGCACTTGAAGCAAAAGCACAAGGTATTGAAATCATCGGTACCGAAGGCCAACAAGAAGGCGAATGGGTATTACTTGATTTAGGTGATGTAGTACTTCATGTAATGCAAGAAAGTGCACGTGAATTCTACCAGTTAGAAAAACTTTGGAGCTAA
- the nadD gene encoding nicotinate-nucleotide adenylyltransferase: protein MIVILGGTFDPIHTGHLALAKQADQTLAPSKVLFMPCKQPVHKATSGITSAHRINMIKLAIKDEANFAIDLREINRETPSYALESLISFRHEYPKVPLFFIIGMDSLNTLHKWHKWQDCISNSNFLVFQRPGETFQPNPEVAPFISGDINDAIKDLPLAGHIFLAQHQQVAISSSALRTNLTQYKNDFLPEAVSDYIKQHRLYQ, encoded by the coding sequence ATGATTGTTATTTTAGGTGGCACATTTGACCCAATACACACCGGGCACCTTGCATTAGCGAAACAAGCGGATCAAACACTAGCGCCAAGCAAAGTACTGTTTATGCCGTGCAAGCAACCTGTACATAAAGCCACGTCGGGTATAACAAGCGCGCACCGCATTAATATGATTAAACTCGCAATTAAAGATGAGGCTAACTTTGCGATTGATTTGCGTGAAATAAACCGCGAAACACCAAGTTATGCGCTAGAAAGCCTAATTAGCTTCAGACATGAATACCCGAAAGTACCTTTATTTTTTATTATCGGAATGGATTCACTCAACACCTTGCATAAATGGCATAAATGGCAAGACTGTATCAGCAATAGCAACTTTTTAGTCTTTCAACGACCGGGCGAAACATTTCAACCGAACCCTGAAGTTGCGCCGTTTATTAGTGGCGATATTAACGATGCGATAAAAGACTTACCGCTTGCCGGTCATATCTTTCTTGCACAGCACCAGCAAGTTGCCATTTCATCCTCGGCACTGCGTACAAATCTTACCCAATACAAAAATGATTTCCTGCCAGAAGCGGTTTCTGACTATATAAAACAGCATCGTCTCTACCAATAA
- the holA gene encoding DNA polymerase III subunit delta encodes MRIYPNQLVAQLKQGLTPFYLLFGEEAFLLNQAANQVKSIAKAQGFDEVIRFAASPQFDWQEIVQEYASLSLFANRKIIELELGDSKPNAAASKLLQTLAQNPNPDCILVIKGEKVGNDIQRGAWFKALDKHGLFVPCYPLQGKQLFAWLEQQCQSLNLRLSADAKTLLVDYNQDNLFAISQELEKLSLLNISGEINAQTLAPTLVNQSRLDVFDLSDALLKGDSVQISKVMLKLKQENVEPTIILWALVREFESLQAMQQAIANGESFNAIFSQFKVWKNKQAITEQALRRLTHVELNALGDVLAEFDLAYKQHQHIDAYQHLLHIALMFVGPLPFSVPFNAKVEQYANL; translated from the coding sequence ATGCGTATTTATCCGAACCAATTAGTTGCTCAGTTAAAACAAGGCTTAACGCCTTTTTACTTACTTTTTGGTGAAGAAGCATTTTTATTAAACCAAGCTGCAAACCAAGTTAAATCAATTGCAAAAGCACAAGGGTTTGATGAGGTCATTCGCTTTGCCGCTTCTCCCCAGTTTGACTGGCAAGAAATTGTGCAAGAATATGCAAGTTTGTCACTCTTTGCTAATCGCAAAATTATCGAATTAGAACTTGGTGACAGCAAGCCCAATGCTGCAGCCAGCAAGTTATTACAAACGCTTGCGCAAAACCCAAACCCCGATTGCATTCTCGTTATCAAAGGCGAAAAAGTGGGTAACGATATTCAACGTGGCGCATGGTTTAAAGCATTGGATAAACACGGGTTATTTGTGCCGTGTTACCCGCTTCAAGGAAAGCAGTTATTTGCGTGGCTTGAACAGCAGTGCCAAAGTTTGAATTTGCGATTATCTGCTGATGCTAAAACCCTATTGGTTGACTACAACCAAGATAATTTGTTCGCAATATCTCAAGAACTTGAAAAGCTCTCTTTACTCAATATTTCTGGTGAAATTAACGCCCAAACATTAGCACCAACGCTGGTCAATCAGTCGCGTTTAGACGTATTTGATTTAAGCGACGCCCTATTAAAAGGCGACAGTGTTCAGATCAGCAAAGTAATGCTTAAGCTAAAACAAGAAAACGTCGAACCAACCATTATTTTATGGGCACTGGTACGCGAGTTTGAAAGCTTACAAGCAATGCAACAAGCAATAGCAAACGGCGAATCATTCAATGCAATTTTCAGCCAATTTAAGGTGTGGAAAAATAAGCAAGCCATTACAGAGCAAGCATTAAGGCGTTTAACACACGTTGAACTAAACGCGCTCGGTGATGTACTGGCCGAATTTGATTTAGCCTACAAACAACACCAGCATATTGATGCCTACCAACACTTACTGCATATTGCTCTAATGTTTGTTGGTCCTCTGCCCTTTTCTGTACCGTTTAACGCAAAAGTAGAACAATACGCCAACCTATGA
- the lptE gene encoding LPS assembly lipoprotein LptE — MFAPRFLQNTALLLCFVLLVGCGFKLRTASVLPDDLQNLVVTATNPDSQLFTELQNSLALSNINTDSKHATAELKLLKDSLNRRTLSLFPNGQVAEHELIYTVSYQLIRDQQKPITNSFELTRNYQDDPDNALAKSREMELILSELRQQASNLIIRQLGQY, encoded by the coding sequence ATGTTTGCACCACGCTTTTTACAAAACACAGCATTATTGCTGTGTTTTGTGCTTTTAGTTGGCTGCGGTTTTAAATTGCGCACCGCATCAGTATTACCAGACGATCTGCAAAACTTAGTGGTCACGGCGACAAACCCTGACTCTCAGCTTTTTACCGAGCTACAAAACAGTTTAGCGCTGAGCAATATTAATACTGATTCAAAGCACGCTACCGCTGAGCTAAAGCTACTAAAAGACTCTCTTAACCGTCGTACACTAAGTTTATTTCCAAACGGCCAAGTAGCCGAGCATGAACTTATTTACACTGTCAGTTACCAACTTATTCGTGACCAGCAAAAGCCAATTACCAATAGCTTTGAGCTTACCCGTAATTATCAAGACGATCCTGATAACGCGCTAGCAAAATCAAGAGAAATGGAATTGATCCTGTCAGAATTGCGCCAACAAGCAAGTAACTTGATTATTCGTCAGTTAGGCCAATATTAA